A genomic stretch from Hydrogenimonas urashimensis includes:
- the flgH gene encoding flagellar basal body L-ring protein FlgH, giving the protein MRKIETLGLLATILLYTGCSTHQADAKIDFKPPKYVEQVPPREKFRGTYNPGSLFGRGDNPVFSDKKAMNVNDIVTVVIDENILSSSSGSKKIKKTTNDKLGGAVFAGGPGNFASQANKITDISAGISSNNSFNATGTNERKEKFTTTISARIIKILENGNYFIDGRREMLINGQKQILHVNGVIRPEDITQTNMIDSKHIADAKILYETQGDIKEATEKGWGTKAIESVWPF; this is encoded by the coding sequence ATGCGAAAGATCGAAACGCTGGGGCTTTTGGCGACAATACTGCTCTATACCGGGTGCAGCACCCACCAGGCCGATGCGAAGATCGATTTCAAACCGCCGAAATATGTGGAACAGGTGCCGCCAAGGGAGAAGTTCAGGGGAACCTACAATCCCGGCAGCCTCTTCGGACGGGGAGACAATCCCGTCTTCTCCGACAAAAAAGCGATGAACGTCAACGACATCGTCACGGTTGTCATCGACGAAAACATTCTCTCCTCCTCGAGCGGTTCGAAGAAGATAAAGAAGACGACGAACGACAAGCTGGGCGGTGCGGTATTTGCGGGAGGCCCGGGAAATTTCGCATCGCAGGCGAACAAGATAACCGATATCAGCGCCGGTATCAGTTCGAACAACTCTTTCAACGCCACCGGCACCAACGAACGCAAAGAGAAGTTCACGACGACAATTTCCGCGAGAATCATCAAAATTCTCGAAAACGGCAACTATTTTATCGACGGCCGAAGAGAGATGCTGATCAACGGACAGAAGCAGATTCTCCATGTCAACGGAGTCATCCGTCCCGAAGATATCACACAGACGAACATGATCGACTCGAAACATATCGCCGATGCCAAAATACTGTACGAAACACAGGGAGATATCAAAGAGGCGACGGAGAAGGGGTGGGGAACCAAGGCGATCGAGTCGGTCTGGCCCTTCTGA
- a CDS encoding glycosyltransferase family 2 protein, which yields MKLSVVIPVMNEEENVAPLFEAVRKALEGIDYELIMVDDGSTDRTVERMKELADERTKIIVFNRNFGQTTAMAAGIEAAKGDIIATLDGDLQNDPTDIPMMIEKLEKEGWDLVAGRRKKRQDGMFLRKIPSKIANAIIRHSTGVYLHDYGCTLKVFKRDVAKNLGLYGELHRFIPVLAKMYGAKITEVDVKHHPRIHGESKYGIGRTFRVISDLLLMLFMQKYKTKPMHLFGTLGIPMLAIGLLIDAYLFVLKLFGESIGQRPLLILGVMLTLGGIQLITTGFVAELIMRTYFESQNKKPYTIKEIFVASSTKPKEKEADETEA from the coding sequence ATGAAACTTTCGGTAGTGATTCCGGTCATGAACGAAGAGGAGAATGTCGCTCCGCTTTTTGAAGCGGTCAGAAAGGCGCTCGAGGGGATCGACTACGAACTGATCATGGTCGACGACGGATCGACCGACAGAACCGTCGAGCGTATGAAGGAGCTGGCCGACGAACGGACGAAGATCATCGTGTTCAACCGCAATTTCGGGCAGACCACAGCGATGGCCGCGGGTATCGAAGCAGCGAAAGGGGATATTATCGCGACGCTCGACGGCGATCTTCAGAACGATCCGACCGATATTCCGATGATGATCGAAAAGCTGGAGAAAGAGGGGTGGGACCTTGTCGCCGGCCGTCGTAAAAAGCGGCAGGACGGGATGTTTTTGAGAAAGATACCCAGCAAGATCGCCAATGCCATCATCCGGCATTCCACCGGCGTCTATCTGCACGACTACGGCTGCACGCTGAAGGTCTTCAAACGGGACGTGGCCAAAAACCTGGGACTCTACGGGGAGCTGCACCGTTTTATCCCGGTTCTTGCCAAAATGTACGGCGCGAAAATCACCGAGGTCGATGTCAAACACCATCCGCGCATTCACGGAGAGAGCAAATACGGCATCGGGCGGACTTTCCGGGTAATCAGCGACCTGCTGCTGATGCTCTTCATGCAGAAATACAAGACGAAGCCGATGCACCTTTTTGGCACACTGGGTATCCCGATGCTCGCCATCGGCCTGCTCATCGACGCCTACCTGTTCGTTCTGAAACTCTTCGGAGAGAGTATCGGCCAGCGGCCGCTCCTGATTCTGGGGGTCATGTTGACCCTCGGCGGCATTCAGCTTATCACGACGGGATTTGTCGCGGAGCTCATCATGCGGACCTATTTCGAATCCCAGAACAAAAAACCCTATACCATCAAGGAGATATTCGTCGCTTCTTCGACAAAACCGAAAGAAAAAGAGGCCGATGAAACGGAAGCTTAA
- a CDS encoding saccharopine dehydrogenase family protein, which translates to MSRVLIIGAGGVGRVVAHKCAKNSDVFDHITLASRTLEKCVQIKEEIERMQGKTIDVAQVDADNVEELVQLIKKVRPCVVINVALPYQDLTIMDACLLTGIHYLDTANYEHPDTAKFEYKEQWAKDADFKAKGLMALLGSGFDPGVTNVFCAYALKHYFDEIEYIDILDCNAGDHGYPFATNFNPEINIREVNAKGRYWENGDWKETEPMAVKMVWDYPDIGPKDSYLLYHEEEESLIKHIPGLKRIRFWMTFGESYLTHLKVLDNIGLTRIDPIEVDGCKVVPLHVVKALLPDPATLGPRTKGKTNIGVVCEGIKNGERRKIYIYNICDHQEAYKEVCAQCVSYTTGVPAMIGAKLMCEGKWMRPGTVNMEQMDPDPFMEELNRQGLPWHVIEMNV; encoded by the coding sequence ATGAGCAGAGTTTTGATTATCGGAGCCGGAGGGGTCGGCCGGGTCGTCGCCCATAAATGCGCCAAAAACAGCGATGTTTTCGACCATATCACCCTGGCCAGCCGCACGCTGGAAAAATGCGTGCAGATCAAGGAAGAGATCGAACGGATGCAGGGTAAGACGATCGACGTGGCACAGGTGGATGCCGACAATGTGGAGGAGTTGGTGCAGCTCATCAAAAAAGTGCGGCCCTGTGTAGTCATCAACGTCGCCCTTCCCTACCAGGATTTGACCATCATGGATGCCTGCCTGCTCACCGGCATCCACTACCTCGATACGGCCAACTACGAGCACCCCGATACGGCGAAATTCGAGTACAAGGAGCAGTGGGCCAAGGATGCCGATTTCAAAGCCAAAGGGCTCATGGCACTGCTAGGCAGCGGTTTCGACCCGGGTGTCACCAATGTCTTTTGCGCCTACGCCCTCAAGCACTATTTCGACGAAATAGAGTACATCGACATTCTCGACTGCAACGCCGGCGACCACGGCTACCCTTTCGCCACCAATTTCAACCCCGAAATCAACATCCGCGAAGTCAACGCCAAAGGGCGCTACTGGGAGAACGGCGACTGGAAGGAGACCGAACCGATGGCGGTGAAGATGGTCTGGGACTACCCCGACATCGGACCCAAGGACAGCTACCTTCTCTACCATGAAGAGGAGGAGTCGCTAATCAAGCACATCCCCGGCCTCAAGCGCATCCGCTTCTGGATGACCTTTGGCGAAAGCTACTTGACTCACCTCAAAGTCCTCGACAACATCGGCCTCACGCGCATCGACCCCATCGAAGTGGACGGTTGCAAAGTCGTGCCTCTGCATGTCGTCAAAGCCCTGCTCCCCGACCCGGCGACCCTGGGTCCCCGCACCAAGGGAAAGACCAATATCGGCGTCGTCTGCGAAGGCATCAAAAACGGCGAAAGGAGAAAAATCTACATCTACAACATCTGCGACCACCAGGAAGCCTACAAAGAGGTCTGCGCTCAGTGTGTGAGCTACACCACCGGCGTGCCCGCCATGATCGGCGCCAAACTGATGTGCGAAGGCAAGTGGATGCGGCCCGGCACCGTCAATATGGAGCAGATGGACCCCGACCCCTTCATGGAGGAGCTTAACCGCCAGGGGCTGCCGTGGCATGTGATAGAGATGAATGTGTAG
- the hemH gene encoding ferrochelatase, translating into MKKAIILMNMGGASRLDEIEIFMRNMFNDRRIIGAPGMIRKNLAELITRMRLEGVKENYRQLGGGSPLLEITEKIREKLQEKVDDAVVEIVMRYTEPFAVDVLKGLKERGIEKLYLILMYPQFSTTTTASSIEDIRAAAKLIDYHPVMVSTLHYHDFEPYLEAVEERIVETLGDEDPGTVNLVFSAHGLPVRVVKRGDPYQKHVEEEVLRHVTRLRARGIVFNQVHIGYQSKVGPLKWLTPSLARVLEEIKNKRVLIYPVSFTVDNSETLFELDFEYREVAEKLGFDLYRVCRCPNDSDRFIRALELLYRKMG; encoded by the coding sequence ATGAAAAAAGCTATCATATTAATGAATATGGGAGGGGCTTCCCGTCTCGACGAAATAGAAATCTTTATGCGTAACATGTTCAACGATCGGCGAATTATCGGCGCGCCCGGGATGATTCGCAAAAATCTTGCCGAGCTCATCACCCGTATGCGCCTGGAAGGGGTAAAAGAGAACTATCGACAGCTCGGCGGCGGCTCGCCCCTTCTGGAGATTACCGAAAAAATCCGGGAAAAACTCCAGGAAAAGGTCGACGACGCCGTGGTGGAGATCGTGATGCGCTACACGGAGCCTTTCGCGGTAGATGTTTTGAAAGGCCTGAAAGAACGGGGCATAGAAAAACTCTACCTGATTCTCATGTATCCGCAGTTTTCGACCACGACGACCGCCTCCTCGATCGAAGATATCCGAGCCGCGGCGAAATTGATAGACTATCACCCCGTCATGGTCAGCACGCTGCACTACCACGATTTCGAACCCTATCTCGAAGCGGTCGAGGAGCGCATCGTCGAAACGCTGGGCGACGAAGATCCCGGCACGGTCAATCTCGTCTTTTCTGCCCATGGTCTTCCGGTCCGGGTCGTCAAACGGGGCGATCCTTACCAAAAGCATGTGGAAGAGGAGGTGCTGCGCCATGTGACGCGTCTGCGCGCGAGGGGAATCGTCTTCAATCAGGTCCACATCGGCTATCAGTCGAAAGTAGGACCTCTCAAGTGGCTCACTCCGTCACTTGCGAGGGTGCTCGAAGAGATAAAAAACAAAAGGGTGTTGATCTATCCTGTATCTTTCACTGTCGACAATTCGGAAACTCTTTTCGAACTCGATTTTGAATATCGTGAGGTTGCGGAAAAATTGGGATTCGATCTTTACCGGGTGTGCCGCTGCCCGAACGACTCGGATAGGTTCATCCGAGCTCTTGAGCTGCTGTATAGAAAGATGGGGTAG
- a CDS encoding class I SAM-dependent methyltransferase, translating into MFEDKERWNRRYASQPPSGVPSELLLRHVDRIVGKKVLDIAAGMGRHARFLSKRGYYVDAIEWSDVALDALKKIPHVRAIEADLERGIALDCLYDAILCFNYLNRNLYPAMMSHLEKGGLLLFETFVADDANEGAPGNPDYLLQKNELLHVFCPLNIVEYSEKFVTREDGRRTLLASLAAIRE; encoded by the coding sequence ATGTTTGAAGACAAAGAGAGATGGAACCGAAGATACGCTTCGCAGCCGCCTTCCGGGGTGCCAAGTGAGCTGCTGCTGCGACATGTCGACAGGATCGTCGGGAAAAAGGTCCTCGATATCGCGGCGGGGATGGGACGCCATGCCCGTTTCCTCTCGAAGCGTGGATACTATGTCGATGCCATCGAATGGAGCGATGTCGCTCTTGATGCACTGAAAAAAATCCCGCATGTCCGTGCCATCGAAGCGGACCTGGAAAGAGGCATCGCACTCGATTGCCTCTATGACGCCATCCTCTGCTTCAACTATCTCAACCGCAATCTCTACCCGGCGATGATGTCACATCTTGAAAAAGGCGGCCTCCTGCTTTTTGAAACCTTCGTGGCGGATGATGCCAACGAAGGCGCCCCTGGCAACCCCGACTACCTGCTGCAGAAAAATGAACTGCTCCATGTTTTCTGTCCACTCAATATTGTCGAATACAGTGAGAAATTCGTCACGAGAGAGGACGGCAGGCGTACACTGCTCGCCTCGCTCGCCGCCATCCGGGAGTAA
- a CDS encoding FIST N-terminal domain-containing protein: MKTYSVVYESVLTFHLLPTEEINRAKSVLVQIYSTYRSRSMLEKIAHEVQIFFPEAVIVGITTFGDIHNNAFSEHKTIIAISTFEKTRLTSYSLGEIEDDQTFDAGKLLAKKVIRRDTKLLLLFCDTLQLNPEELLAGITTVNDKTPVCGGLAADYGKFFETILVHNDQTISKGAVAVGLSGSNLTVAMKAIVDLHVVGPDLEITSSKKNRVHEINGTIAAELYEHYLGKTFLEKFPLSGLEIALVTETDGLQIARNATSLYEDGSIRYTGNINPEKKWKFGYIDRQVSSTFCFPTLAGKRSFETFFLFSDASHQLLNKERLYETLEMLSQNTTTVGYFGYGQFFHKENKTYLLNQAMVVLGLSERKEKKEEVQKECKTFPADTSEEATVLTNSLSHLSRVMFEELELRESALDILMEEYTAGVILYNSDLLMERCNKAAEKLLGLGTKLSLRKDLHRMESWIVSLLEETLEGKFHSKIGSVVDPVTGGEKEVHIDTLPIVNRGVVKGGIAIVREHRVDV; this comes from the coding sequence ATGAAAACCTATTCCGTTGTATACGAATCGGTACTGACTTTTCATCTTCTTCCCACAGAGGAGATCAACCGTGCCAAATCGGTGCTGGTGCAGATCTACAGCACCTACCGCTCCCGTTCGATGCTCGAAAAGATCGCGCATGAAGTCCAGATCTTCTTTCCCGAAGCCGTCATCGTGGGGATCACGACGTTCGGCGATATTCACAACAACGCTTTCAGCGAGCATAAGACCATCATCGCCATCTCCACGTTCGAAAAAACCCGGCTCACCAGCTACTCGCTTGGCGAAATCGAAGATGACCAGACTTTCGACGCGGGCAAACTTCTGGCGAAAAAGGTGATAAGACGGGACACCAAACTACTGCTGCTTTTCTGTGACACTCTCCAACTCAACCCGGAAGAGCTTCTTGCGGGCATCACCACGGTTAATGACAAGACCCCCGTCTGCGGCGGACTCGCGGCGGATTACGGCAAATTTTTCGAAACGATTCTGGTACATAACGACCAAACGATTAGCAAGGGGGCGGTTGCCGTGGGATTGAGCGGTTCCAACCTGACGGTTGCGATGAAAGCGATCGTCGACCTCCATGTCGTGGGTCCCGACCTGGAAATCACCTCTTCAAAAAAGAACCGTGTCCACGAAATCAACGGAACGATCGCGGCGGAACTCTATGAGCACTATCTTGGCAAGACATTCCTGGAAAAATTTCCCCTCTCCGGACTCGAAATCGCCCTGGTGACGGAGACGGACGGCTTGCAGATCGCCCGAAACGCCACGTCGCTGTATGAAGATGGCTCGATCCGCTATACCGGAAACATCAACCCGGAAAAAAAATGGAAATTCGGGTATATCGACAGGCAAGTCTCCTCCACCTTCTGTTTTCCCACATTGGCGGGGAAGAGGAGTTTCGAAACCTTTTTCCTCTTCTCCGACGCCTCCCACCAGCTGCTGAACAAAGAGAGGCTCTACGAGACTCTTGAAATGCTCTCACAAAATACGACGACCGTGGGCTATTTCGGATACGGCCAGTTCTTTCACAAAGAGAACAAAACCTACCTTCTGAACCAGGCGATGGTTGTCCTGGGACTGAGCGAAAGAAAAGAGAAAAAGGAAGAGGTGCAGAAGGAGTGTAAAACGTTCCCCGCCGACACTTCGGAAGAGGCCACTGTTCTTACCAATTCGCTGAGCCATCTGAGCCGTGTCATGTTCGAGGAGCTCGAACTGCGCGAAAGTGCCCTGGATATTCTTATGGAAGAGTACACCGCGGGAGTGATTCTCTACAACAGCGATCTTCTGATGGAGCGATGCAACAAAGCGGCCGAAAAACTGCTCGGCCTGGGGACAAAACTCTCTTTAAGAAAGGATCTGCACCGCATGGAATCCTGGATCGTTTCGCTGCTGGAGGAGACACTGGAAGGAAAGTTCCACTCGAAGATCGGATCGGTCGTCGATCCTGTTACAGGAGGGGAAAAAGAGGTTCACATCGATACGCTCCCCATTGTAAATCGGGGTGTCGTCAAAGGAGGCATCGCCATCGTACGGGAACACAGAGTCGATGTTTGA
- a CDS encoding integrase core domain-containing protein: MQTDYLFHGLKGFKRLQSVCYRLQMQTNTALKRLKILKFYDKWDLDATLEAFDISRRTLYRWKALYKESDGDILSLNPRSKAPKKKRQSQTPGEIVEKIRELRSTYPNMGKAKLYHLLKPWCEENRLPVVSESTIGRVIANDKDKMRLIPYRIDSKGNVKPKRRVFKNRKPKNLKSKPMRLWAVDTIQRVCDGMRRYIMTLVDPHSRVAFAVAIPTRHSKHTANVLNALLEGLFDTAHVTTKPRSFCILSDNGSEFMKLFDALVQEKGLTHYWTYPRSPKMNAHNERFNRTLQEQFVDFHEDLLFTDIELFNQKMAEWLVDYNTLIPHHSLRLKPPVQYLIEHHPECHMWWTNTCYL; this comes from the coding sequence ATGCAGACCGATTATCTCTTTCATGGCCTCAAAGGCTTCAAAAGATTACAAAGCGTATGCTATCGTTTGCAGATGCAAACCAACACGGCACTGAAACGATTGAAGATTTTGAAGTTCTACGACAAGTGGGATCTTGATGCCACCCTGGAAGCGTTCGATATCAGTAGACGAACGCTCTATCGATGGAAGGCTCTTTACAAAGAGAGCGACGGGGATATCCTTTCGCTCAACCCCCGCTCCAAAGCTCCGAAGAAAAAGCGTCAATCCCAAACACCCGGAGAGATCGTGGAAAAAATAAGAGAACTCAGATCGACGTACCCCAATATGGGAAAAGCCAAACTCTATCATCTGCTCAAACCCTGGTGTGAAGAGAACCGGCTGCCTGTGGTTTCGGAATCGACGATCGGCAGAGTGATCGCCAACGATAAGGACAAAATGCGGCTGATCCCCTATCGAATCGACTCCAAAGGAAACGTCAAACCCAAAAGAAGAGTCTTCAAAAACCGGAAACCAAAAAACCTCAAAAGCAAACCGATGCGTCTATGGGCAGTGGATACGATCCAAAGAGTCTGTGACGGGATGAGACGATACATTATGACGCTCGTCGATCCACATAGCCGCGTCGCCTTCGCCGTCGCCATTCCCACCCGACACTCCAAACATACGGCCAATGTGCTCAATGCACTCCTTGAAGGTCTCTTTGATACCGCCCATGTCACGACAAAACCCCGATCCTTCTGTATCCTCTCCGACAATGGCAGTGAATTCATGAAACTCTTCGACGCCTTGGTACAGGAGAAAGGGCTGACCCATTACTGGACCTATCCAAGAAGTCCCAAAATGAACGCCCACAACGAAAGATTCAATCGGACACTCCAGGAACAGTTCGTGGATTTTCACGAAGATCTGCTCTTTACGGATATCGAACTGTTCAACCAAAAAATGGCCGAATGGCTTGTCGATTACAACACTCTCATCCCTCATCATTCCCTTCGATTGAAACCTCCGGTACAATACCTGATTGAACATCATCCGGAGTGCCATATGTGGTGGACTAATACATGCTATTTATAG
- a CDS encoding trypsin-like peptidase domain-containing protein, translated as MASLAEELMHTTVRLEGKKIQGTSVGTGFFFMHEQRLFLITNKHVVEGIVHGNFVVLKGKVDGKTKKPLLGQGYRFSFNANNFIGHPNPDVDVAAMNVSAIFSEAENNGDILFWKNLTEREFPTQEQIDKFISPIEEVVFIGYPSGIWDTKNILPIIRKGITATPYYIDFDGQKKFLIDASVFPGSSGSPVFIYYAGGYPDKEGNLYAGNRLHFLGIVAQVYKRVEQGGIRIVNIPTQQLPVAEIDQMIDLGIVFKAETIKECVEYYVNVVNASNNKIQPAQ; from the coding sequence ATGGCATCTCTTGCAGAAGAATTAATGCATACGACTGTCAGGCTTGAAGGGAAAAAAATACAAGGAACTTCTGTTGGGACAGGGTTCTTCTTTATGCATGAGCAACGATTATTCCTTATAACAAACAAGCATGTTGTAGAGGGCATAGTTCATGGCAATTTTGTGGTGTTGAAAGGAAAGGTCGATGGCAAGACAAAAAAGCCTTTACTCGGTCAAGGCTACAGGTTCTCATTCAACGCAAATAATTTTATAGGCCATCCAAATCCAGATGTAGACGTGGCTGCTATGAATGTTTCAGCAATATTCAGCGAAGCTGAGAATAACGGAGACATACTGTTCTGGAAGAATCTTACGGAAAGGGAATTCCCCACACAAGAGCAGATTGATAAATTCATTTCCCCAATAGAGGAAGTTGTATTTATCGGGTATCCAAGTGGCATATGGGACACGAAAAATATTCTCCCAATAATAAGAAAAGGCATAACAGCCACTCCTTATTATATAGACTTCGATGGGCAAAAAAAATTTCTGATTGATGCATCCGTATTCCCAGGTTCCAGCGGTAGCCCTGTATTCATCTACTATGCTGGAGGATATCCAGATAAAGAAGGGAATCTTTATGCGGGAAACAGACTGCACTTTTTAGGGATTGTCGCGCAGGTATATAAACGCGTAGAGCAAGGTGGTATTCGTATTGTCAATATCCCAACACAACAACTGCCTGTCGCAGAAATTGACCAAATGATCGACCTCGGCATCGTATTTAAGGCGGAAACAATAAAAGAATGTGTGGAATATTATGTCAACGTGGTCAATGCTTCTAACAATAAAATCCAGCCGGCGCAGTAA
- the nspC gene encoding carboxynorspermidine decarboxylase, with protein sequence MIDLSIIPTPCYVCEEAMLERNLKILDRVQKESGAKILLALKGFAMWSTFDLVGKYLAGTSASGLHEAMLGRETMDKEVHTYSPAFKEEEIETIARISDHLIFNSPNQVRRFLKTAKSANPQISCGLRVNPEFSSAPVDLYNPCGLYSRLGTTIDNFDSNLLDGLEGLHFHALCEQNVDALESVLDAFEEKFGAYIPKMKWINFGGGHHITRKDYDVARLIDVIREFKSRHGNVTVYLEPGEAVGWQTGPLVASVLDIVHNGMDIAILDVSAEAHMPDTLAMPYRAEVRGAGKAGEKRYTYRLGGNTCLAGDIMGDYSFDEPLEIGDKIVFEDQIHYTMVKSTTFNGVQHPSIAIWTKKNELEIVRRFGYEDFKYRLS encoded by the coding sequence ATGATCGACCTTTCCATCATCCCAACCCCCTGCTACGTCTGCGAAGAGGCGATGCTGGAACGCAATTTGAAAATCCTGGACCGCGTGCAGAAAGAGAGCGGCGCGAAAATTCTGCTCGCACTCAAGGGGTTTGCCATGTGGAGCACTTTCGATCTTGTCGGAAAATACCTCGCAGGAACGAGCGCGAGCGGTCTGCACGAGGCGATGCTGGGGCGGGAAACGATGGACAAGGAGGTGCACACCTACTCCCCGGCCTTCAAGGAAGAGGAGATCGAAACCATCGCGCGCATCAGCGACCACCTCATCTTCAACTCTCCCAACCAGGTAAGGCGGTTTCTGAAAACGGCCAAATCGGCCAATCCGCAAATCTCCTGCGGTTTGCGTGTCAATCCGGAATTCTCTTCGGCGCCGGTGGATCTCTACAATCCCTGCGGGCTCTACAGCAGGCTCGGCACCACAATCGACAATTTCGACTCCAATCTTCTCGATGGGCTTGAGGGACTTCACTTCCATGCCCTCTGCGAACAGAATGTCGATGCGCTAGAGAGCGTGCTCGATGCGTTCGAAGAGAAGTTCGGTGCCTATATTCCGAAAATGAAATGGATCAATTTCGGCGGCGGTCACCACATCACCCGCAAAGACTACGATGTGGCTCGTCTCATCGACGTAATCCGCGAATTCAAAAGTCGCCACGGCAATGTGACGGTCTATCTGGAGCCGGGCGAAGCGGTGGGGTGGCAGACCGGTCCGCTCGTCGCTTCGGTACTCGACATTGTCCACAACGGCATGGATATAGCCATTTTGGACGTATCGGCGGAAGCCCATATGCCCGATACCCTGGCCATGCCCTATCGGGCCGAAGTGCGCGGTGCCGGAAAGGCGGGCGAGAAGCGCTACACCTACCGCCTAGGAGGCAACACCTGCCTTGCCGGAGACATCATGGGAGACTACAGCTTCGACGAACCACTCGAAATCGGGGACAAAATCGTCTTCGAGGACCAGATACACTACACGATGGTCAAAAGCACGACATTCAACGGCGTGCAGCATCCCTCCATCGCCATCTGGACCAAAAAGAACGAACTTGAGATCGTCCGACGTTTCGGCTACGAAGATTTCAAATACCGTCTCTCATGA
- a CDS encoding glycosyltransferase family 39 protein, which yields MQKSGSFYNLSTLLLALFALSVYRFYVLTQAAGVIDLYADEAYYWGWAQHFDFGYYSKPPMVAWLIMLGTSLFGDTFVGIKVLSLFVYILTTLNIYFLAKELFDNEEIAFFSGLAFVTLPAVWLSSLIISTDVPFLFFWSLAMLFFVKALKSDRWRDWLVTGIAGGGGLLSKYTMIIFVVSAFAYLILSSRYRHHLKNPRLYSAMALAAILYMPNLYWNYTHEFVSFKHTSRDNAHITGLHFHLGKMLEFLGSQFGVFGPVLFGWLLAILPRYGRLRDDERMKLLWWFIMPMFALILTVSLLSRAFANWSAPMYVASTLLVVAWLVLRDKKRWLAAAIAVNIALGVGLYHYYSIAHLMGVEVTRKIDPFRRVRGWHELGTAVGEILKRHPGAKLLSDDRKVMAELIFYVHPHPFDAVKWNPNHTLRDHYEMTTDLQKHVGDDFIYVTRRKGAGGVAKYFKSAEKIATIRIPLHKEDAMVFDVYYLKHFKGYR from the coding sequence ATGCAAAAAAGCGGTTCTTTTTACAACCTTTCCACACTCCTTCTTGCTCTCTTCGCTCTGAGCGTTTACCGTTTCTATGTGCTGACACAGGCGGCTGGAGTGATCGACCTCTACGCCGACGAAGCCTACTACTGGGGCTGGGCGCAGCATTTTGATTTCGGCTACTACTCCAAACCCCCCATGGTGGCATGGCTCATCATGCTCGGTACCTCGCTTTTTGGCGACACATTCGTGGGTATCAAGGTTCTCTCGCTCTTTGTCTACATACTGACAACGCTCAATATCTACTTTCTGGCGAAGGAGCTTTTCGACAACGAAGAGATCGCCTTTTTCAGCGGGCTCGCATTTGTCACCCTGCCGGCGGTCTGGCTCTCCTCCCTCATCATTTCGACCGATGTGCCGTTTCTTTTTTTCTGGTCGCTGGCAATGCTCTTTTTCGTCAAGGCGCTCAAGAGCGACCGCTGGAGGGATTGGCTCGTTACGGGCATCGCGGGCGGCGGAGGACTGTTGAGCAAATATACGATGATCATCTTCGTCGTCTCCGCTTTTGCCTATCTTATCCTTTCCTCCCGCTATCGGCATCACCTGAAAAATCCGCGTCTTTACAGTGCGATGGCTCTCGCGGCGATTTTGTACATGCCCAACCTCTACTGGAACTATACCCACGAATTCGTCAGTTTCAAGCATACCAGCCGCGACAACGCCCATATTACGGGTCTTCATTTCCATCTGGGCAAAATGCTTGAATTTCTCGGTTCACAGTTTGGGGTATTCGGTCCCGTGCTCTTCGGGTGGTTACTGGCGATACTGCCCCGCTACGGCCGCTTGAGGGACGATGAGAGGATGAAGCTTCTGTGGTGGTTCATCATGCCCATGTTCGCTCTGATTCTGACCGTGAGTCTTCTTTCGCGTGCCTTTGCCAACTGGTCGGCGCCCATGTACGTGGCCTCGACGCTGCTGGTGGTCGCCTGGCTCGTTCTCCGGGACAAAAAGAGATGGCTCGCCGCGGCGATCGCCGTGAATATAGCGCTCGGGGTCGGCCTCTACCACTATTACAGCATCGCCCATCTGATGGGCGTGGAGGTGACCCGGAAGATCGATCCGTTCCGTCGTGTCCGGGGGTGGCATGAACTCGGCACGGCCGTGGGCGAGATTCTGAAGCGCCATCCGGGGGCGAAACTGCTCAGTGACGACAGAAAGGTGATGGCGGAGCTGATCTTCTACGTTCATCCCCATCCCTTCGATGCCGTGAAGTGGAATCCGAATCACACATTGCGGGACCACTATGAAATGACGACCGACCTTCAGAAGCATGTTGGGGACGATTTCATCTACGTCACCCGCCGCAAAGGGGCGGGGGGTGTCGCGAAATATTTTAAAAGTGCCGAAAAGATCGCAACGATCCGCATTCCGCTCCATAAAGAGGACGCAATGGTCTTTGATGTATACTATCTCAAACATTTCAAAGGGTATCGATGA